In one Vulgatibacter incomptus genomic region, the following are encoded:
- a CDS encoding type II toxin-antitoxin system RelE/ParE family toxin yields the protein MRTVEYLPAAQRDLAAMPKQDSAGMIAALDRFAETGAGDLRKLKGQRDRWALRWGNWRAIYSPDGRIVRVLRVMDRKEVYR from the coding sequence ATGCGAACGGTCGAGTATCTGCCAGCCGCTCAACGAGACCTCGCAGCCATGCCGAAGCAGGATTCCGCAGGCATGATCGCTGCTCTCGATCGCTTTGCCGAAACCGGCGCCGGCGACTTGCGGAAGTTGAAGGGACAGCGAGATCGGTGGGCGCTTCGGTGGGGAAACTGGCGCGCGATTTACAGTCCCGATGGCCGGATCGTTCGCGTCCTTCGGGTCATGGATCGAAAAGAGGTCTACCGTTAG
- a CDS encoding metal-dependent hydrolase: MDNLTHGLLGLAIGALRRPDGGPGTGRPFSATDKAVLCASLVAAELPDLDTLLPAANEAMHALHAHRGISHAIVVTPLWALVATGLACALFRGARALPTFGFALGAVLFAHLAPDLWTGWGTRALLPFTDARLHWDLTGVVDPLVTLPLLAGLIFAWVKRASWRKALTIGLAVSCAYLGFRGISREIVKGRLEAAYPTASRIEVFPSLLSAHRWRWVAEVPEGYEAGVAQLFGAVESQRRIPMSPPLPADLGANEAVREALAWARLPTVSVEPLEDGGHQVRIADLRYHLGGEPTLSIVVDVDREGATRDARLDRGGTSAEIVERWKSSR; this comes from the coding sequence ATGGACAACCTCACCCACGGCCTTCTCGGCCTCGCGATCGGCGCGCTGCGCAGGCCGGATGGCGGACCGGGGACGGGCCGGCCGTTCTCGGCGACGGACAAGGCGGTCCTCTGCGCCTCGCTTGTGGCCGCGGAGCTGCCCGACCTCGACACGCTCCTCCCGGCAGCGAACGAGGCGATGCACGCGCTCCACGCGCACCGAGGGATATCCCACGCGATCGTGGTCACGCCGCTTTGGGCCTTGGTCGCCACCGGCCTCGCCTGCGCCCTGTTCCGCGGCGCCCGGGCGCTGCCGACCTTCGGCTTCGCGCTCGGCGCCGTGCTCTTCGCGCACCTCGCCCCGGACCTCTGGACGGGATGGGGAACGCGCGCCCTGCTCCCGTTCACGGACGCACGGCTGCATTGGGATCTCACCGGCGTGGTCGACCCACTCGTCACGCTCCCGCTCCTCGCGGGGCTGATCTTCGCGTGGGTGAAGCGCGCGTCTTGGCGCAAAGCGCTGACCATCGGCCTCGCCGTCTCCTGCGCCTACCTCGGATTCCGCGGGATCTCGCGCGAGATCGTGAAGGGCCGGCTCGAGGCCGCCTACCCGACCGCCTCGAGGATCGAGGTCTTCCCCTCGCTGCTCTCCGCGCATCGCTGGCGCTGGGTCGCGGAGGTCCCGGAGGGATACGAGGCCGGCGTGGCCCAGCTGTTCGGCGCAGTCGAGTCGCAGCGGCGGATCCCAATGTCACCGCCGCTCCCCGCGGACCTCGGCGCGAACGAAGCGGTGCGGGAGGCGCTCGCCTGGGCACGCTTGCCCACGGTCTCGGTCGAGCCTCTCGAGGACGGCGGCCACCAGGTGCGGATTGCCGACTTGCGCTACCACCTCGGAGGCGAGCCCACCCTCTCGATCGTGGTCGACGTCGACCGCGAGGGCGCCACCCGGGACGCCCGCCTCGATCGCGGCGGGACCAGCGCCGAGATCGTCGAGCGGTGGAAGTCGAGCCGATAG
- a CDS encoding alkylphosphonate utilization protein, whose product MNVKDAHGSTLADGDSVTVIKDLKVKGTSVTLKRGTLIKNIRLTDVETEIECNAEKVKGLVLKTEFLKKA is encoded by the coding sequence GTGAACGTGAAAGACGCCCATGGAAGCACGCTGGCCGATGGTGATTCCGTGACGGTGATCAAGGATCTGAAGGTGAAGGGGACGTCCGTCACGCTCAAGCGCGGCACCCTGATCAAGAACATCCGCCTGACCGATGTCGAGACCGAGATCGAGTGCAACGCCGAGAAGGTGAAGGGCCTGGTGTTGAAGACGGAGTTCCTGAAGAAGGCCTGA
- a CDS encoding CatB-related O-acetyltransferase has translation METKDQMTARNSRQKHWSKVEYLHEAVTNPNIHVRGTHSYYSDAWTGGFEESVVRYLYGDAYSLQAWEPKWPIDQLYIGDFVCIGAEAVILMGGNHTHRTDWFSLYPFVESMPESYVGKGDTRIGDGAWIGMRAMLMPGVTIGEGAVIASGAIVTRDVAPYTVVAGNPAAPLRTRFPAETVERLLRLKIYDWPSEKLEALRSRLCSSDVDALEAAVREYDLQ, from the coding sequence ATGGAGACCAAGGACCAAATGACCGCAAGGAACTCCCGACAGAAGCACTGGTCGAAGGTGGAATATCTTCACGAGGCGGTCACCAATCCGAACATCCATGTTCGCGGCACGCACAGCTATTACAGCGATGCATGGACAGGCGGCTTCGAGGAAAGCGTGGTGCGCTACCTCTATGGAGACGCCTACAGCCTCCAGGCGTGGGAACCGAAGTGGCCGATCGATCAGCTCTACATCGGCGATTTCGTCTGCATCGGCGCGGAGGCCGTCATCCTCATGGGCGGCAACCATACCCACCGGACCGACTGGTTCAGCCTCTACCCCTTCGTCGAGTCCATGCCCGAGTCCTACGTCGGCAAGGGAGATACGCGAATCGGTGACGGGGCATGGATTGGGATGCGCGCCATGCTGATGCCCGGCGTCACGATCGGAGAGGGCGCGGTCATTGCGTCCGGCGCAATCGTAACGAGGGACGTGGCACCCTACACGGTCGTTGCCGGCAATCCCGCCGCACCCTTGCGCACGCGTTTCCCTGCGGAGACGGTCGAGAGGCTGCTCCGGCTCAAAATCTACGACTGGCCGAGCGAAAAGCTCGAGGCGCTGAGGTCCAGGCTTTGCTCGAGCGATGTCGACGCGCTGGAGGCTGCCGTCCGCGAATACGACCTGCAATAG
- a CDS encoding nucleotidyl transferase AbiEii/AbiGii toxin family protein, whose amino-acid sequence MSFVHENNEEFADLVRIVAGERGMSRSIVEKDYWVTHTLWALSVGGLEVWFKGGTSLSKGFGLIERFSEDLDLKIEPGTVAALPTVSNWKSEGTKATSERQAYFEQLSKSLVVPSCKVELDQETADKTWRGANFLVLYPGLYSNELPGMISSHVRLEVGSARVTPYVAQDLTSWVHEKLVATGTLTAFDDNRAKSVRCVHPLVTLLEKLDALHRRFRNENAFPQTFVRHYEDAAKLAEASARLPPLVGYDSVRALADEMLAQKQIVAMPAADDPAFAPAIGSRWDGIRSAHAALQEMFWGPRLSVEQASATIRTWIASNLG is encoded by the coding sequence GTGAGCTTCGTCCACGAGAACAACGAGGAATTTGCCGACCTCGTGAGGATCGTCGCCGGCGAGCGAGGCATGAGCCGGTCGATCGTCGAGAAAGACTACTGGGTGACGCACACCCTGTGGGCCTTGTCCGTTGGCGGCCTCGAGGTCTGGTTCAAGGGAGGCACCTCGCTCTCGAAGGGCTTCGGTCTCATCGAGCGCTTCTCCGAGGACCTCGACCTGAAGATCGAGCCGGGCACGGTGGCCGCGCTGCCGACAGTGTCGAACTGGAAGAGCGAGGGCACGAAGGCGACCTCCGAGCGACAGGCCTATTTTGAGCAACTCTCGAAGTCGCTCGTAGTGCCCAGCTGCAAGGTCGAGCTGGATCAGGAAACCGCCGACAAAACCTGGCGCGGTGCGAACTTTCTCGTCCTCTATCCCGGCCTCTACTCCAATGAGCTCCCAGGGATGATCTCGAGCCACGTACGCCTCGAAGTGGGCAGCGCCCGTGTCACACCGTACGTTGCCCAAGACCTGACATCCTGGGTCCATGAGAAGCTGGTCGCGACCGGAACGCTCACGGCGTTCGACGACAACCGCGCCAAGAGCGTTCGGTGCGTCCACCCTCTCGTGACACTTCTCGAGAAGCTCGACGCGCTCCACCGACGCTTCCGGAACGAGAATGCGTTTCCGCAGACCTTCGTGCGCCACTACGAGGACGCGGCCAAATTGGCCGAGGCGAGCGCGAGGCTTCCGCCGCTAGTCGGCTACGACAGCGTGCGCGCGTTGGCCGACGAGATGCTCGCGCAGAAACAGATCGTCGCGATGCCAGCCGCCGACGATCCAGCCTTTGCACCTGCAATCGGCTCCCGCTGGGACGGGATTCGGAGCGCCCACGCAGCGCTTCAGGAGATGTTCTGGGGACCACGGCTGAGCGTTGAGCAGGCGAGCGCCACGATCCGCACATGGATCGCTTCCAATCTCGGCTGA
- a CDS encoding YciI family protein, whose translation MRVMVLVKATKNSEAGAMPSEQLLTDMGKYNEELVKAGVIVAGEGLRPSSTGKRVVFSGGKKAVVDGPFAETKELVAGFWLWEVKSMEEALEWARRCPNPMPGEEAILEIRPVVEAEDFGEALTPGMKEQEELLRAQVDRQRRA comes from the coding sequence ATGCGCGTGATGGTGCTGGTGAAAGCGACGAAAAACTCCGAGGCCGGCGCGATGCCGAGCGAGCAGCTCCTCACCGATATGGGGAAGTACAACGAGGAGCTGGTGAAGGCTGGCGTCATCGTCGCGGGCGAGGGCCTCCGGCCGAGCTCGACGGGCAAGCGCGTGGTCTTCTCGGGCGGGAAGAAGGCGGTGGTCGACGGCCCGTTCGCGGAAACCAAGGAGCTCGTCGCCGGCTTCTGGCTGTGGGAGGTGAAGTCGATGGAGGAGGCGCTCGAATGGGCGCGGCGCTGTCCGAACCCGATGCCGGGCGAGGAGGCGATCCTCGAGATCCGGCCGGTGGTCGAGGCCGAGGATTTCGGCGAGGCGCTCACCCCCGGGATGAAGGAGCAGGAGGAGCTGCTTCGCGCCCAGGTCGATCGTCAGCGAAGGGCGTGA
- a CDS encoding pirin-like C-terminal cupin domain-containing protein, with the protein MHAGQRDAPETCLRDQLTAVKGVALDEPVVQYGPFVMNTMAEIQQAMMDVRSGKFGYLE; encoded by the coding sequence TTGCACGCCGGGCAACGCGACGCGCCGGAGACCTGCCTGCGGGACCAGCTCACCGCGGTGAAAGGCGTAGCTCTCGACGAGCCCGTCGTGCAGTACGGTCCGTTCGTGATGAACACCATGGCCGAGATCCAGCAGGCGATGATGGACGTCCGGAGCGGCAAGTTCGGCTATCTAGAGTGA
- a CDS encoding FAD-dependent oxidoreductase → MSQKILVVGAGIGGLTAARALALRGHRVTLVERTPRFEAVGAGIILSINAIAVLEAMGVDVRPAGHRLLRMDTADEAGRPLASIDLSAFRDELGESYAFHRGELHEALAAALPPSVELRLGTELCGLETRADGVDARFVDGSSGRWDLVVGADGIRSRVRALAGCDVPLRYSGDTCWRAVVPVSGTGGTTAAEAWGRNGARFGTVPLARGRAYVFLVLPCQAGSRPPSWSELSARFGAFGGLAASAWPGVTPEALIHHDLHELERIEWGTPRVWLLGDAAHAMTPNLGQGAGMAIEDAAALARAVSADLEAGFAAYKATRHARVADIKEGSRRFGVVARVGNPALRWARNTAFRLTPDSVTQAGLRRVALPGVQLAKRWSVA, encoded by the coding sequence ATGTCTCAGAAGATCCTCGTCGTCGGCGCCGGTATCGGCGGCCTCACCGCTGCGCGCGCGCTCGCGTTGCGCGGCCACCGCGTCACGCTGGTCGAGCGCACACCGCGCTTCGAGGCGGTGGGCGCGGGCATCATCCTCTCCATCAACGCGATCGCTGTGCTCGAGGCGATGGGAGTGGACGTCCGCCCAGCCGGGCACCGCCTCCTGCGCATGGACACCGCCGACGAGGCCGGACGTCCGCTCGCGAGCATCGACCTGTCGGCGTTTCGCGACGAGCTCGGCGAGAGCTACGCCTTTCACCGCGGCGAGCTCCACGAAGCCCTGGCCGCGGCGCTCCCTCCGAGCGTCGAGCTGCGGCTGGGCACGGAGCTCTGCGGCCTGGAGACGAGGGCCGACGGCGTCGACGCGCGCTTCGTAGACGGCTCCTCGGGACGCTGGGATCTCGTGGTGGGTGCCGACGGAATCCGCTCCCGGGTGCGGGCGCTCGCCGGGTGCGACGTCCCGCTGCGCTACAGCGGCGACACTTGCTGGCGCGCGGTGGTCCCCGTTTCCGGCACCGGCGGCACGACAGCGGCGGAGGCCTGGGGGCGCAACGGCGCGCGCTTCGGGACGGTGCCGCTGGCCCGCGGGCGCGCCTACGTGTTCCTCGTGCTTCCCTGCCAGGCGGGATCGCGGCCACCGTCGTGGAGCGAGCTCTCGGCGCGCTTCGGCGCATTCGGCGGGCTCGCCGCGTCGGCCTGGCCGGGCGTCACGCCGGAGGCGCTGATCCACCACGACCTGCACGAGCTGGAGCGCATCGAGTGGGGTACGCCGCGGGTCTGGCTCCTCGGGGACGCTGCCCACGCGATGACGCCGAACCTGGGCCAGGGAGCGGGCATGGCGATCGAGGACGCCGCTGCCCTCGCGCGCGCGGTCTCGGCGGACCTCGAGGCTGGTTTCGCCGCGTACAAAGCCACCCGCCACGCCCGCGTCGCGGACATCAAGGAGGGCTCACGCCGCTTCGGCGTCGTGGCACGCGTGGGAAATCCCGCGCTCCGGTGGGCGCGAAACACGGCATTCCGGCTCACGCCCGATTCGGTCACGCAGGCAGGTCTCCGGCGCGTCGCCTTGCCCGGCGTGCAACTCGCGAAACGTTGGTCTGTCGCCTGA
- a CDS encoding pirin family protein translates to MSTQTSMERARTDSAREAAPRLIDGIYHQPPLHWVGDGFRVAGYFHAIPDAAKKLSPFVLMDYHPEYKYPPSERPRGVGVHPHRGFETVTWAWQGSVAHHDSAGGGGVIGPGDAQWMTAASGVLHKEYHEEGWSRRGGPFQMVQLWVNLPKADKMGPPGYQAIESKDMGVVTLPEGAGTVRILAGEYGGVRGPAKTFTPIDVFDVALAANGRTSFDFPARRNLAVLVMKGTVSLNGQRANLHDFVVFQNVGDRLDIVASEDAQLLVLSGEPIDEPVVQYGPFVMNTMAEIQQAMVDVRSGKFGYLD, encoded by the coding sequence ATGTCGACGCAGACCAGCATGGAGCGCGCGCGAACCGACTCCGCAAGAGAAGCGGCCCCGCGGCTCATCGATGGCATCTACCATCAGCCGCCCCTCCACTGGGTCGGCGACGGCTTCCGCGTCGCGGGCTACTTCCACGCGATCCCGGACGCGGCGAAGAAGCTCAGCCCGTTCGTGCTGATGGACTACCACCCGGAGTACAAATACCCGCCGAGCGAGCGGCCGCGCGGCGTGGGCGTGCACCCGCACCGGGGCTTCGAGACCGTCACCTGGGCGTGGCAGGGAAGCGTCGCGCACCACGACAGCGCGGGCGGCGGTGGCGTCATCGGCCCGGGCGACGCCCAGTGGATGACCGCGGCGTCGGGCGTGCTTCACAAGGAGTATCACGAGGAAGGCTGGTCCCGGCGCGGCGGTCCCTTCCAGATGGTGCAGCTCTGGGTGAACCTCCCCAAGGCCGACAAGATGGGGCCGCCTGGCTACCAGGCCATCGAGTCGAAGGACATGGGCGTCGTCACGCTGCCCGAGGGAGCCGGCACCGTCCGCATCCTCGCCGGCGAGTACGGAGGCGTGCGCGGCCCGGCGAAGACGTTCACGCCGATCGACGTATTCGACGTGGCGCTCGCGGCGAACGGCCGCACCTCCTTCGACTTCCCGGCGCGCCGTAACCTCGCGGTGCTCGTCATGAAGGGAACGGTGTCGCTGAACGGCCAGCGCGCGAACCTCCACGACTTCGTGGTCTTCCAGAACGTGGGCGATCGCCTGGACATCGTCGCGAGCGAGGACGCGCAGCTCCTGGTCCTCAGCGGCGAGCCCATCGACGAGCCTGTCGTGCAGTACGGCCCGTTCGTGATGAACACCATGGCCGAGATCCAGCAGGCAATGGTGGACGTCCGAAGCGGCAAGTTCGGCTACCTGGACTGA